In Vibrio neptunius, the following are encoded in one genomic region:
- a CDS encoding antibiotic biosynthesis monooxygenase, which produces MNEHTFIFAKITPKPEYFEVSKQAIKDIISQTRNEPGCLEFTLHEDKAGSLCLYEEWRDDSALQLHHDMDYTKAVFKAYGDWLATPLKSLNLLNSPKGKVCFF; this is translated from the coding sequence ATGAATGAACATACGTTTATCTTCGCCAAGATCACACCAAAGCCCGAGTACTTTGAGGTATCAAAGCAAGCGATTAAAGACATTATATCGCAGACTCGAAATGAACCTGGCTGCTTAGAGTTCACGCTCCATGAGGATAAAGCGGGCAGTTTATGTTTGTATGAGGAGTGGAGGGATGACAGTGCGTTGCAACTTCACCATGACATGGACTATACAAAAGCGGTTTTTAAGGCCTACGGTGATTGGTTAGCGACCCCCCTGAAATCACTAAACTTGTTAAACTCGCCTAAAGGTAAGGT
- a CDS encoding dicarboxylate/amino acid:cation symporter encodes MNTKKPMSLTSRVIIGMVAGILTGFAIRSLFADNGFVDTYIVNGLFEVGGQIFVASLKMLVVPLVFVSLVCGTSSLKDLSTLGRMGGKTLAFYITTTAIAITLALTMGHLFQPGAGADLTAASSFQSAEAPSLGQVIIGMFPTNPISAMAEGKTLQVIVFAVLFGIAISAAGKPGERIAAVFADLNEVIMKLVALLMNLAPYGVFFLMAKLFTGLGLSAILNLAEYFLVLAGTLVIHGLVTYSLMLKGFTGLNPITFLKKMEDAIMFAFSTASSNATIPVTMETVKNRMGVDNRISSFTVPLGATVNMDGTAIMQGVATAFIAQAFNIDLTMGDYLMVILTATLASIGTAGVPGVGLVMLAMVLNQVGLPLEGIALIMGVDRLLDMIRTAVNITGDSAVTVIVAKSEGALDESRFNDPMAGEQEEKVHLKKANA; translated from the coding sequence ATGAATACCAAGAAACCAATGTCGTTAACCAGCCGAGTAATTATTGGTATGGTTGCGGGTATCTTGACAGGTTTTGCGATTCGCAGCCTTTTTGCCGACAACGGATTTGTCGACACATACATCGTCAATGGATTGTTTGAAGTTGGTGGCCAGATTTTCGTTGCCAGCTTAAAAATGCTTGTTGTCCCACTGGTGTTTGTTTCACTGGTTTGTGGTACAAGCTCACTGAAAGACCTATCTACCCTAGGTCGCATGGGTGGTAAAACACTCGCCTTCTATATTACTACGACCGCGATTGCGATTACGTTGGCGCTGACTATGGGTCACCTATTTCAGCCCGGTGCTGGTGCCGATCTAACCGCAGCGAGTTCATTCCAATCCGCAGAAGCACCGTCTCTGGGCCAAGTCATTATCGGCATGTTCCCAACCAACCCGATCAGCGCAATGGCGGAAGGAAAAACCCTTCAGGTCATCGTATTTGCTGTACTGTTTGGTATCGCGATCAGTGCTGCGGGCAAACCGGGTGAGCGTATTGCCGCCGTCTTTGCTGACCTTAACGAAGTGATCATGAAGCTGGTTGCGCTACTCATGAACCTAGCCCCTTACGGTGTATTCTTCCTGATGGCGAAGCTGTTCACAGGTCTAGGTCTGAGTGCCATTCTCAACTTAGCGGAGTACTTCCTAGTTCTAGCAGGTACGCTCGTGATTCATGGCCTGGTCACCTACAGCCTGATGCTGAAAGGCTTTACAGGTCTTAACCCAATCACCTTCTTGAAGAAGATGGAAGACGCCATCATGTTTGCCTTCTCAACCGCATCTTCTAACGCGACAATTCCTGTCACGATGGAAACGGTTAAGAATCGCATGGGTGTTGATAACCGTATTTCTTCGTTCACTGTGCCACTCGGCGCGACTGTGAACATGGATGGTACGGCCATCATGCAAGGTGTCGCGACTGCCTTTATTGCTCAAGCGTTCAACATTGACCTAACCATGGGTGATTACCTGATGGTGATCTTAACGGCAACGCTAGCTTCTATCGGTACAGCAGGTGTGCCGGGTGTCGGCCTAGTGATGCTCGCGATGGTGCTTAACCAAGTTGGTCTACCACTCGAAGGTATCGCTCTGATCATGGGTGTTGACCGCCTATTAGACATGATCCGTACTGCTGTGAACATCACAGGTGACAGCGCAGTGACGGTTATCGTCGCTAAGTCGGAGGGTGCTCTGGATGAGTCGCGCTTCAACGACCCAATGGCGGGTGAGCAAGAAGAAAAAGTGCATCTGAAAAAAGCCAACGCTTAA